In the Nicotiana tabacum cultivar K326 chromosome 16, ASM71507v2, whole genome shotgun sequence genome, one interval contains:
- the LOC107791108 gene encoding protein PHOSPHATE-INDUCED 1-like, with product MASFIQLLVIFSLLHLSLATRQLSEPTKDEQETEMYKFHYHNGPLLTGKISINLIWYGKFKPTQRAIISDFITSLSSSTSKSAAAINQPSVATWWEATEKYFSLLKSKKASPLFLSLGNQILDESYSLGKSLKDKHIKQLAAKGDKKNAINIVLTAADVAVEGFCSSRCGTHGSSLSSKNTPSKGKIYKFAYIWVGNSETQCAGQCAWPFHQPIYGPQAPALVAPNNDVGSDGMVMNLASLLAGTVTNPFGNGYYQGPADAPLEAASACTGVYGSGAYPGYAGNLLVDPTTGASYNAHGANGRKFLLPALFDPSTSSCSTLV from the coding sequence ATGGCTTCTTTCATTCAACTTTTAGTTATTTTTTCCCTTCTTCATCTCTCTTTGGCAACAAGGCAATTATCTGAGCCAACGAAAGACGAACAAGAAACTGAGATGTATAAGTTTCATTACCACAATGGCCCTCTTCTTACTGGTAAAATCTCCATTAACCTTATTTGGTATGGCAAGTTCAAGCCTACCCAACGTGCAATTATCTCAGATTTCATCACCTCCTTGTCTTCTTCCACTTCAAAAAGTGCAGCTGCTATCAACCAACCATCTGTTGCCACGTGGTGGGAAGCTACCGAGAAGTATTTCAGTTTACTAAAATCCAAGAAAGCTTCTCCTTTGTTCCTCTCGCTTGGTAACCAAATCTTGGACGAAAGCTATTCTTTAGGCAAATCTCTCAAAGATAAACACATCAAACAGTTAGCAGCTAAGGGTGATAAAAAGAACGCCATTAACATTGTGTTAACAGCCGCTGATGTGGCAGTTGAGGGGTTCTGCTCTAGCCGATGTGGGACACACGGATCTTCTTTAAGttccaaaaataccccttcaAAGGGTAAGATTTATAAATTTGCATATATCTGGGTCGGTAATTCAGAGACTCAGTGTGCTGGTCAATGCGCCTGGCCATTTCACCAACCCATTTACGGACCACAGGCTCCAGCCTTAGTCGCACCCAACAACGATGTGGGCTCGGACGGTATGGTCATGAACTTGGCTAGCTTATTGGCTGGGACAGTAACGAACCCTTTTGGAAATGGTTACTATCAGGGACCAGCTGATGCACCATTAGAAGCTGCGTCAGCTTGCACTGGGGTTTATGGAAGTGGGGCCTACCCTGGCTATGCTGGCAATCTTTTGGTGGACCCTACTACTGGTGCTAGCTACAATGCGCATGGTGCTAATGGGAGGAAGTTCTTGCTCCCTGCATTATTCGACCCTTCTACGTCTTCATGTTCTACGTTGGTTTAA